Proteins encoded in a region of the Neodiprion virginianus isolate iyNeoVirg1 chromosome 2, iyNeoVirg1.1, whole genome shotgun sequence genome:
- the LOC124299244 gene encoding tetratricopeptide repeat protein 14 homolog isoform X6, with protein MTPKCLLKLNFQCEMQILRCYSLSTIRKFMDNKGQSYEAMLENSTGFNNPNNTKYLCNLMGLAQENHSNMVGLRERFPESEYANELRQTQASKWAFRSVAEGIDHFKTGRHTEAFQCLNKALTVDPRNVEGLVARGALYANGGSFKKAIDDFETALKLNQTHANARKYMAETLVALGRSYEDENNFEEAQKAYENCLAIAPYHEEARNSIDYIKTKTLTVGLNPLDTFKTFETEEVPENKTKEKKKRKKERKSRSKKRQRWSSSSSSSSSGSSSSSSSDSSSSSSSGTSRSGSRSPSRKRKHKKDHRGSLSPLSKRMAQYNNPPAAIAAAHDAAVTLPYTGSRDKSDDYETKVRKFLEQTKDDSDYEDKVRKFLEETARWKREREKDKKHSESEKMKKKKKKEKKGKDKDKDDKKTRKKKKKEERKKRKSKDKLERDLEALRKSSLPDLEQLESKLSAYYAKVEKETAVLKSNAEKLAESTRREEEIRRERERERERDEAAKAYHEREPRAPLTAQQRKDIQRKPITDIFEQEAQLIHPEPKLTLDTAALNAKWKAAQAARYVNKQKEAHVQKWQDIQPDKKPPLKLDSDEDGDNEHEEKLQRAALEKSLNIRKQMQRELAEKRATTQPLVQPTLPPPLPKEPPLPKQVPVKYPTPQPQNKFQSYKEASLSTLPSSLPSSKFSSGALGGKFQPIGQTNSGNVHPPEPPGPRPPAAKTHSSQAKGPRTDSDSENDRRRRGDMKKRESLGRGGGGGTGGDGNNSKRISRDRPAKRNTRSRSRSGSSSGSSRSRSGRRSRSRSYSGRRSGSYERKYSRSPSGSYSRSRSRSRSRSYTRSRSRSRSGDRGYYRKRQFRPYNNRGTYYKPRFQGFNNQNHRGGGNFQNRNRFYNNNQHNNRFGNRRGGGFNNRGGGRGRGGGNRGGRFFHGKQNFRDFRDRRDFRDRRGSSRDRYSDRSYSPDPMRKVDEAKEKINKMLEGGNEAGDRERDSQRDRERERGEQQGGGGSGLPQSKRQDGPLSEGEERDDDDYERWGDGEGGESANNKNDDDDDEAFPPGTTGDASLEGKDIFIERMKQRSKNVLMQRALAAKIW; from the exons ATGACACCAAAATGTCTTTTGAAGTTGAATTTCCAGTGTGAGATGCAGATTCTCAGATGCTATAGTCTGAGCACCATACG GAAATTTATGGACAACAAGGGACAGAGTTATGAAGCGATGTTGGAGAATAGCACTGGCTTCAACAACCCCAACAACACTAAATATCTTTGCAACTTGATGGGTCTTGCTCAAGAAAATCATTCCAACATGGTTGGACTCAG GGAAAGATTCCCTGAGTCTGAATATGCCAATGAGTTGCGGCAAACGCAAGCCAGTAAGTGGGCATTCCGAAGTGTCGCCGAAGGCATAGATCACTTCAAGACTGGGCGTCACACCGAAGCTTTCCAATGCTTGAACAAAGCCTTGACTGTTGACCCCCGAAACGTTGAAGGACTGGTGGCTCGAGGGGCACT GTACGCGAATGGTGGAAGCTTTAAGAAAGCAATCGACGATTTTGAAACTGCCTTAAAGCTCAACCAAACCCATGCGAACGCCCGTAAATACATGGCCGAAACACTCGTAGCGTTGGGTCGGAGTTACGAAgatgaaaacaatttcgaaGAAGCTCAAAAGGCCTATGAGAATTGTCTGGCAATAGCGCCTTACCATGAGGAAGCGCGAAATTCCATTGATTACATAAAAACCAAAACACTGACAGTGGGGTTGAATCCTCTGGACACGTTTAAGACTTTCGAAACCGAAGAAGTAcccgaaaacaaaacgaaagagaagaagaaacgcAAAAAGGAGCGAAAGTCCCGGTCAAAGAAAAGACAGAGGTGGAGTTCAAGCTCCAGTTCATCTTCCAGTGGCTCGTCTAGCTCCTCGAGCTCAGACTCGAGTAGCTCCTCATCGTCTGGTACTTCTAGGTCTGGATCAAGGTCCCCAAGTCGCAAAAGAAAGCACAAGAAAGATCACCGCGGATCTTTGTCGCCGCTTAGCAAACGCATGGCTCAATACAATAATCCACCGGCTGCCATTGCCGCGGCTCACGATGCCGCAGTTACCTTACCATATACAGGTTCTCGGGACAAGTCGGACGACTATGAAACCAAAGTACGAAAGTTCTTGGAGCAAACTAAGGACGACTCTGATTACGAAGACAAG GTACGGAAGTTTCTGGAGGAGACTGCGCGGTGGAAGAGAGAACGGGAGAAAGATAAAAAGCATTCGGAGAGcgagaaaatgaagaaaaagaagaagaaagagaagaagggAAAGGATAAAGACAAAGATGATAAGAAAActagaaagaaaaagaagaaggaagagCGTAAGAAACGCAAGAGTAAAGATAAACTCGAACGCGATTTGGAAGCCCTTCGGAAATCTTCGCTCCCCGATCTAGAACAACTTGAATCAAAACTGAGCGCCTACTACgcgaaagttgaaaaagaaacggcTGTACTGAAGAG CAACGCAGAGAAACTTGCTGAAAGCACACGTAGAGAAGAGGAAATTCGTAGAGAAAGAGAAcgagaaagggagagagacgAAGCTGCTAAAGCCTATCATGAACGAGAGCCAAGGGCTCCGCTGACTGCGCAACAACGTAAAG ATATTCAAAGGAAACCAATTACAGATATATTTGAGCAAGAAGCTCAATTGATTCATCCAGAACCAAAATTAACGCTGGATACAGCTGCTCTCAACGCCAAATGGAAGGCTGCCCAGGCGGCTAGATACGTCAACAA ACAAAAAGAGGCGCACGTGCAGAAGTGGCAGGACATTCAGCCGGATAAAAAGCCGCCACTGAAACTGGACAGCGACGAAGATGGAGATAACGAGCACGAAGAAAAGCTACAGAGAGCGGCACTGGAGAAATCGTTGAACATAAGAAAGCAAATGCAACGTGAATTGGCCGAAAAAAGAGCAACAACGCAGCCGTTGGTTCAGCCAACACTGCCGCCTCCGCTGCCAAAGGAACCGCCACTGCCCAAACAGGTTCCGGTCAAGTACCCAACGCCCCAGCCCCAAAACAAATTCCAGTCTTATAAAGAGGCCTCACTGTCCACTCTGCCATCTTCTTTGCCCTCGAGTAAATTTTCCTCTGGTGCACTTGGCGGTAAGTTCCAGCCGATCGGTCAAACAAACAGCGGTAATGTCCATCCGCCAGAACCGCCCGGCCCTCGACCGCCGGCTGCGAAAACTCACAGCAGCCAAGCGAAGGGCCCGAGAACCGATTCAGACAGTGAAAACGACCGCCGGAGACGCGGCGACATGAAGAAGCGAGAATCTCTCGGACGAGGCGGCGGCGGTGGAACGGGCGGTGACGGGAACAACTCGAAGAGAATAAGCCGCGACCGCCCCGCCAAGCGGAACACACGTAGCCGATCGCGCAGCGGTTCAAGTTCTGGATCGTCGCGGTCGCGATCTGGCAGACGATCGAGGTCCAGGTCGTATTCGGGGCGTAGATCCGGTAGCTACGAGCGTAAATATAGCCGCTCGCCGTCCGGCTCGTACAGCAGATCGAGGTCTAGGTCGCGTTCGCGGTCCTACACGCGAAGTCGTAGTCGCAGCAGATCGGGCGACCGCGGTTACTACAGGAAACGGCAGTTCAGGCCGTACAACAACAGAGGAACTTATTACAAGCCGCGGTTCCAGGGTTTCAACAACCAGAACCATCGGGGTGGTGGAAACTTCCAGAACAGAAACAGGTTCTACAACAATAACCAGCACAACAACCGTTTCGGAAACCGGCGAGGCGGGGGCTTCAACAATCGTGGAGGTGGTCGCGGTAGGGGTGGAGGAAACAGGGGTGGCCGATTTTTCCACGGTAAACAAAACTTCCGGGACTTCCGGGACCGACGAGACTTCAGGGACAGGCGAGGATCGTCGCGCGATAGATACAGCGACAGGAGCTACTCACCCGATCCAATGAGAAAGGTAGACGAGGCCAAAGAGAAGATAAACAAGATGCTCGAGGGCGGGAACGAGGCCGGGGATCGGGAGAGAGACTCTCAGCGGGATAGAGAGAGGGAGCGAGGCGAGCAGCAGGGTGGCGGGGGCTCTGGCTTGCCGCAGAGCAAAAGACAGGATGGCCCTCTGAGTgagggagaggagagggaCGATGATGACTACGAGAGGTGGGGGGACGGGGAGGGGGGCGAGTCAGCTAACAACAAG aacgacgacgacgacgacgaggctTTCCCACCCGGTACCACTGGCGACGCTAGCCTGGAAGGAAAGGATATCTTCATTGAGCGAATGAAGCAACGAAGCAAGAATGTTTTAATGCAGAGAGCCCTTGCAGCCAAGATCTGGTAG
- the LOC124299244 gene encoding tetratricopeptide repeat protein 14 homolog isoform X1, which yields MESMEPRLVAQALNYHGQQLQKVWEGERNENELTLLNLKEPSFEIYQQRQKTLSFSDRGKRLKLQQFIAKKADALYDKANLDKPVQPIKQDFGDEGKYQKYYATMPGLDSFVTMEKSQRIRNFLESLAVGDIIYSQVMGKSAAGLLLKILCNCSDCPRVVTDLGVKALILNTATVPAVDKKGVTRGYMANDLVCVAVSEVNVEAERVVAVMNEPARESQAPHPPMGLIHSDDLPEAYKKFMDNKGQSYEAMLENSTGFNNPNNTKYLCNLMGLAQENHSNMVGLRERFPESEYANELRQTQASKWAFRSVAEGIDHFKTGRHTEAFQCLNKALTVDPRNVEGLVARGALYANGGSFKKAIDDFETALKLNQTHANARKYMAETLVALGRSYEDENNFEEAQKAYENCLAIAPYHEEARNSIDYIKTKTLTVGLNPLDTFKTFETEEVPENKTKEKKKRKKERKSRSKKRQRWSSSSSSSSSGSSSSSSSDSSSSSSSGTSRSGSRSPSRKRKHKKDHRGSLSPLSKRMAQYNNPPAAIAAAHDAAVTLPYTGSRDKSDDYETKVRKFLEQTKDDSDYEDKVRKFLEETARWKREREKDKKHSESEKMKKKKKKEKKGKDKDKDDKKTRKKKKKEERKKRKSKDKLERDLEALRKSSLPDLEQLESKLSAYYAKVEKETAVLKSNAEKLAESTRREEEIRRERERERERDEAAKAYHEREPRAPLTAQQRKDIQRKPITDIFEQEAQLIHPEPKLTLDTAALNAKWKAAQAARYVNKQKEAHVQKWQDIQPDKKPPLKLDSDEDGDNEHEEKLQRAALEKSLNIRKQMQRELAEKRATTQPLVQPTLPPPLPKEPPLPKQVPVKYPTPQPQNKFQSYKEASLSTLPSSLPSSKFSSGALGGKFQPIGQTNSGNVHPPEPPGPRPPAAKTHSSQAKGPRTDSDSENDRRRRGDMKKRESLGRGGGGGTGGDGNNSKRISRDRPAKRNTRSRSRSGSSSGSSRSRSGRRSRSRSYSGRRSGSYERKYSRSPSGSYSRSRSRSRSRSYTRSRSRSRSGDRGYYRKRQFRPYNNRGTYYKPRFQGFNNQNHRGGGNFQNRNRFYNNNQHNNRFGNRRGGGFNNRGGGRGRGGGNRGGRFFHGKQNFRDFRDRRDFRDRRGSSRDRYSDRSYSPDPMRKVDEAKEKINKMLEGGNEAGDRERDSQRDRERERGEQQGGGGSGLPQSKRQDGPLSEGEERDDDDYERWGDGEGGESANNKNDDDDDEAFPPGTTGDASLEGKDIFIERMKQRSKNVLMQRALAAKIW from the exons ATGGAATCTATGGAGCCGCGCTTAGTCGCGCAAGCGTTGAACTACCATGGGCAGCAGTTACAGAAGGTGTGGGAAGGAGAGCGGAATGAGAACGAGTTGACCCTGCTAAATCTTAAAGAACCTAGTTTTGAGATTTACCAGCAGCGGCAAAAAACACTTAG TTTTAGTGATAGGGGTAAAAGATTGAAACTCCAGCAATTTATTGCTAAGAAGGCGGATGCGCTTTATGACAAAGCTAACTTGGACAAGCCCGTTCAACCAATCAAACAAGACTTTGGCGATGAGGGTAAATATCAAA aATATTATGCGACCATGCCAGGACTAGATTCTTTCGTTACGATGGAGAAATCGCAGAggattcgtaattttttagag agtTTGGCCGTCGGTGATATTATTTACTCACAAGTTATGGGTAAAAGTGCTGCGGGTCTTCTGCTTAAAATTCTTTGCAACTGTAGCGACTGCCCTAGAGTGGTTACCGACCTTGGGGTAAAG GCTTTGATTTTGAATACGGCCACAGTGCCGGCAGTGGACAAGAAGGGTGTCACACGGGGCTACATGGCCAACGATCTCGTCTGCGTCGCAGTTAGTGAGGTTAACGTTGAAGCAGAACGTGTCGTTGCCGTTATGAATGAACCTGCCCGAGAATCCCAAGCTCCGCACCCTCCTATGGGCCTTATTCATTCTGATGATCTTCCTGAAGCTTACAA GAAATTTATGGACAACAAGGGACAGAGTTATGAAGCGATGTTGGAGAATAGCACTGGCTTCAACAACCCCAACAACACTAAATATCTTTGCAACTTGATGGGTCTTGCTCAAGAAAATCATTCCAACATGGTTGGACTCAG GGAAAGATTCCCTGAGTCTGAATATGCCAATGAGTTGCGGCAAACGCAAGCCAGTAAGTGGGCATTCCGAAGTGTCGCCGAAGGCATAGATCACTTCAAGACTGGGCGTCACACCGAAGCTTTCCAATGCTTGAACAAAGCCTTGACTGTTGACCCCCGAAACGTTGAAGGACTGGTGGCTCGAGGGGCACT GTACGCGAATGGTGGAAGCTTTAAGAAAGCAATCGACGATTTTGAAACTGCCTTAAAGCTCAACCAAACCCATGCGAACGCCCGTAAATACATGGCCGAAACACTCGTAGCGTTGGGTCGGAGTTACGAAgatgaaaacaatttcgaaGAAGCTCAAAAGGCCTATGAGAATTGTCTGGCAATAGCGCCTTACCATGAGGAAGCGCGAAATTCCATTGATTACATAAAAACCAAAACACTGACAGTGGGGTTGAATCCTCTGGACACGTTTAAGACTTTCGAAACCGAAGAAGTAcccgaaaacaaaacgaaagagaagaagaaacgcAAAAAGGAGCGAAAGTCCCGGTCAAAGAAAAGACAGAGGTGGAGTTCAAGCTCCAGTTCATCTTCCAGTGGCTCGTCTAGCTCCTCGAGCTCAGACTCGAGTAGCTCCTCATCGTCTGGTACTTCTAGGTCTGGATCAAGGTCCCCAAGTCGCAAAAGAAAGCACAAGAAAGATCACCGCGGATCTTTGTCGCCGCTTAGCAAACGCATGGCTCAATACAATAATCCACCGGCTGCCATTGCCGCGGCTCACGATGCCGCAGTTACCTTACCATATACAGGTTCTCGGGACAAGTCGGACGACTATGAAACCAAAGTACGAAAGTTCTTGGAGCAAACTAAGGACGACTCTGATTACGAAGACAAG GTACGGAAGTTTCTGGAGGAGACTGCGCGGTGGAAGAGAGAACGGGAGAAAGATAAAAAGCATTCGGAGAGcgagaaaatgaagaaaaagaagaagaaagagaagaagggAAAGGATAAAGACAAAGATGATAAGAAAActagaaagaaaaagaagaaggaagagCGTAAGAAACGCAAGAGTAAAGATAAACTCGAACGCGATTTGGAAGCCCTTCGGAAATCTTCGCTCCCCGATCTAGAACAACTTGAATCAAAACTGAGCGCCTACTACgcgaaagttgaaaaagaaacggcTGTACTGAAGAG CAACGCAGAGAAACTTGCTGAAAGCACACGTAGAGAAGAGGAAATTCGTAGAGAAAGAGAAcgagaaagggagagagacgAAGCTGCTAAAGCCTATCATGAACGAGAGCCAAGGGCTCCGCTGACTGCGCAACAACGTAAAG ATATTCAAAGGAAACCAATTACAGATATATTTGAGCAAGAAGCTCAATTGATTCATCCAGAACCAAAATTAACGCTGGATACAGCTGCTCTCAACGCCAAATGGAAGGCTGCCCAGGCGGCTAGATACGTCAACAA ACAAAAAGAGGCGCACGTGCAGAAGTGGCAGGACATTCAGCCGGATAAAAAGCCGCCACTGAAACTGGACAGCGACGAAGATGGAGATAACGAGCACGAAGAAAAGCTACAGAGAGCGGCACTGGAGAAATCGTTGAACATAAGAAAGCAAATGCAACGTGAATTGGCCGAAAAAAGAGCAACAACGCAGCCGTTGGTTCAGCCAACACTGCCGCCTCCGCTGCCAAAGGAACCGCCACTGCCCAAACAGGTTCCGGTCAAGTACCCAACGCCCCAGCCCCAAAACAAATTCCAGTCTTATAAAGAGGCCTCACTGTCCACTCTGCCATCTTCTTTGCCCTCGAGTAAATTTTCCTCTGGTGCACTTGGCGGTAAGTTCCAGCCGATCGGTCAAACAAACAGCGGTAATGTCCATCCGCCAGAACCGCCCGGCCCTCGACCGCCGGCTGCGAAAACTCACAGCAGCCAAGCGAAGGGCCCGAGAACCGATTCAGACAGTGAAAACGACCGCCGGAGACGCGGCGACATGAAGAAGCGAGAATCTCTCGGACGAGGCGGCGGCGGTGGAACGGGCGGTGACGGGAACAACTCGAAGAGAATAAGCCGCGACCGCCCCGCCAAGCGGAACACACGTAGCCGATCGCGCAGCGGTTCAAGTTCTGGATCGTCGCGGTCGCGATCTGGCAGACGATCGAGGTCCAGGTCGTATTCGGGGCGTAGATCCGGTAGCTACGAGCGTAAATATAGCCGCTCGCCGTCCGGCTCGTACAGCAGATCGAGGTCTAGGTCGCGTTCGCGGTCCTACACGCGAAGTCGTAGTCGCAGCAGATCGGGCGACCGCGGTTACTACAGGAAACGGCAGTTCAGGCCGTACAACAACAGAGGAACTTATTACAAGCCGCGGTTCCAGGGTTTCAACAACCAGAACCATCGGGGTGGTGGAAACTTCCAGAACAGAAACAGGTTCTACAACAATAACCAGCACAACAACCGTTTCGGAAACCGGCGAGGCGGGGGCTTCAACAATCGTGGAGGTGGTCGCGGTAGGGGTGGAGGAAACAGGGGTGGCCGATTTTTCCACGGTAAACAAAACTTCCGGGACTTCCGGGACCGACGAGACTTCAGGGACAGGCGAGGATCGTCGCGCGATAGATACAGCGACAGGAGCTACTCACCCGATCCAATGAGAAAGGTAGACGAGGCCAAAGAGAAGATAAACAAGATGCTCGAGGGCGGGAACGAGGCCGGGGATCGGGAGAGAGACTCTCAGCGGGATAGAGAGAGGGAGCGAGGCGAGCAGCAGGGTGGCGGGGGCTCTGGCTTGCCGCAGAGCAAAAGACAGGATGGCCCTCTGAGTgagggagaggagagggaCGATGATGACTACGAGAGGTGGGGGGACGGGGAGGGGGGCGAGTCAGCTAACAACAAG aacgacgacgacgacgacgaggctTTCCCACCCGGTACCACTGGCGACGCTAGCCTGGAAGGAAAGGATATCTTCATTGAGCGAATGAAGCAACGAAGCAAGAATGTTTTAATGCAGAGAGCCCTTGCAGCCAAGATCTGGTAG
- the LOC124299244 gene encoding tetratricopeptide repeat protein 14 homolog isoform X7, which produces MDNKGQSYEAMLENSTGFNNPNNTKYLCNLMGLAQENHSNMVGLRERFPESEYANELRQTQASKWAFRSVAEGIDHFKTGRHTEAFQCLNKALTVDPRNVEGLVARGALYANGGSFKKAIDDFETALKLNQTHANARKYMAETLVALGRSYEDENNFEEAQKAYENCLAIAPYHEEARNSIDYIKTKTLTVGLNPLDTFKTFETEEVPENKTKEKKKRKKERKSRSKKRQRWSSSSSSSSSGSSSSSSSDSSSSSSSGTSRSGSRSPSRKRKHKKDHRGSLSPLSKRMAQYNNPPAAIAAAHDAAVTLPYTGSRDKSDDYETKVRKFLEQTKDDSDYEDKVRKFLEETARWKREREKDKKHSESEKMKKKKKKEKKGKDKDKDDKKTRKKKKKEERKKRKSKDKLERDLEALRKSSLPDLEQLESKLSAYYAKVEKETAVLKSNAEKLAESTRREEEIRRERERERERDEAAKAYHEREPRAPLTAQQRKDIQRKPITDIFEQEAQLIHPEPKLTLDTAALNAKWKAAQAARYVNKQKEAHVQKWQDIQPDKKPPLKLDSDEDGDNEHEEKLQRAALEKSLNIRKQMQRELAEKRATTQPLVQPTLPPPLPKEPPLPKQVPVKYPTPQPQNKFQSYKEASLSTLPSSLPSSKFSSGALGGKFQPIGQTNSGNVHPPEPPGPRPPAAKTHSSQAKGPRTDSDSENDRRRRGDMKKRESLGRGGGGGTGGDGNNSKRISRDRPAKRNTRSRSRSGSSSGSSRSRSGRRSRSRSYSGRRSGSYERKYSRSPSGSYSRSRSRSRSRSYTRSRSRSRSGDRGYYRKRQFRPYNNRGTYYKPRFQGFNNQNHRGGGNFQNRNRFYNNNQHNNRFGNRRGGGFNNRGGGRGRGGGNRGGRFFHGKQNFRDFRDRRDFRDRRGSSRDRYSDRSYSPDPMRKVDEAKEKINKMLEGGNEAGDRERDSQRDRERERGEQQGGGGSGLPQSKRQDGPLSEGEERDDDDYERWGDGEGGESANNKNDDDDDEAFPPGTTGDASLEGKDIFIERMKQRSKNVLMQRALAAKIW; this is translated from the exons ATGGACAACAAGGGACAGAGTTATGAAGCGATGTTGGAGAATAGCACTGGCTTCAACAACCCCAACAACACTAAATATCTTTGCAACTTGATGGGTCTTGCTCAAGAAAATCATTCCAACATGGTTGGACTCAG GGAAAGATTCCCTGAGTCTGAATATGCCAATGAGTTGCGGCAAACGCAAGCCAGTAAGTGGGCATTCCGAAGTGTCGCCGAAGGCATAGATCACTTCAAGACTGGGCGTCACACCGAAGCTTTCCAATGCTTGAACAAAGCCTTGACTGTTGACCCCCGAAACGTTGAAGGACTGGTGGCTCGAGGGGCACT GTACGCGAATGGTGGAAGCTTTAAGAAAGCAATCGACGATTTTGAAACTGCCTTAAAGCTCAACCAAACCCATGCGAACGCCCGTAAATACATGGCCGAAACACTCGTAGCGTTGGGTCGGAGTTACGAAgatgaaaacaatttcgaaGAAGCTCAAAAGGCCTATGAGAATTGTCTGGCAATAGCGCCTTACCATGAGGAAGCGCGAAATTCCATTGATTACATAAAAACCAAAACACTGACAGTGGGGTTGAATCCTCTGGACACGTTTAAGACTTTCGAAACCGAAGAAGTAcccgaaaacaaaacgaaagagaagaagaaacgcAAAAAGGAGCGAAAGTCCCGGTCAAAGAAAAGACAGAGGTGGAGTTCAAGCTCCAGTTCATCTTCCAGTGGCTCGTCTAGCTCCTCGAGCTCAGACTCGAGTAGCTCCTCATCGTCTGGTACTTCTAGGTCTGGATCAAGGTCCCCAAGTCGCAAAAGAAAGCACAAGAAAGATCACCGCGGATCTTTGTCGCCGCTTAGCAAACGCATGGCTCAATACAATAATCCACCGGCTGCCATTGCCGCGGCTCACGATGCCGCAGTTACCTTACCATATACAGGTTCTCGGGACAAGTCGGACGACTATGAAACCAAAGTACGAAAGTTCTTGGAGCAAACTAAGGACGACTCTGATTACGAAGACAAG GTACGGAAGTTTCTGGAGGAGACTGCGCGGTGGAAGAGAGAACGGGAGAAAGATAAAAAGCATTCGGAGAGcgagaaaatgaagaaaaagaagaagaaagagaagaagggAAAGGATAAAGACAAAGATGATAAGAAAActagaaagaaaaagaagaaggaagagCGTAAGAAACGCAAGAGTAAAGATAAACTCGAACGCGATTTGGAAGCCCTTCGGAAATCTTCGCTCCCCGATCTAGAACAACTTGAATCAAAACTGAGCGCCTACTACgcgaaagttgaaaaagaaacggcTGTACTGAAGAG CAACGCAGAGAAACTTGCTGAAAGCACACGTAGAGAAGAGGAAATTCGTAGAGAAAGAGAAcgagaaagggagagagacgAAGCTGCTAAAGCCTATCATGAACGAGAGCCAAGGGCTCCGCTGACTGCGCAACAACGTAAAG ATATTCAAAGGAAACCAATTACAGATATATTTGAGCAAGAAGCTCAATTGATTCATCCAGAACCAAAATTAACGCTGGATACAGCTGCTCTCAACGCCAAATGGAAGGCTGCCCAGGCGGCTAGATACGTCAACAA ACAAAAAGAGGCGCACGTGCAGAAGTGGCAGGACATTCAGCCGGATAAAAAGCCGCCACTGAAACTGGACAGCGACGAAGATGGAGATAACGAGCACGAAGAAAAGCTACAGAGAGCGGCACTGGAGAAATCGTTGAACATAAGAAAGCAAATGCAACGTGAATTGGCCGAAAAAAGAGCAACAACGCAGCCGTTGGTTCAGCCAACACTGCCGCCTCCGCTGCCAAAGGAACCGCCACTGCCCAAACAGGTTCCGGTCAAGTACCCAACGCCCCAGCCCCAAAACAAATTCCAGTCTTATAAAGAGGCCTCACTGTCCACTCTGCCATCTTCTTTGCCCTCGAGTAAATTTTCCTCTGGTGCACTTGGCGGTAAGTTCCAGCCGATCGGTCAAACAAACAGCGGTAATGTCCATCCGCCAGAACCGCCCGGCCCTCGACCGCCGGCTGCGAAAACTCACAGCAGCCAAGCGAAGGGCCCGAGAACCGATTCAGACAGTGAAAACGACCGCCGGAGACGCGGCGACATGAAGAAGCGAGAATCTCTCGGACGAGGCGGCGGCGGTGGAACGGGCGGTGACGGGAACAACTCGAAGAGAATAAGCCGCGACCGCCCCGCCAAGCGGAACACACGTAGCCGATCGCGCAGCGGTTCAAGTTCTGGATCGTCGCGGTCGCGATCTGGCAGACGATCGAGGTCCAGGTCGTATTCGGGGCGTAGATCCGGTAGCTACGAGCGTAAATATAGCCGCTCGCCGTCCGGCTCGTACAGCAGATCGAGGTCTAGGTCGCGTTCGCGGTCCTACACGCGAAGTCGTAGTCGCAGCAGATCGGGCGACCGCGGTTACTACAGGAAACGGCAGTTCAGGCCGTACAACAACAGAGGAACTTATTACAAGCCGCGGTTCCAGGGTTTCAACAACCAGAACCATCGGGGTGGTGGAAACTTCCAGAACAGAAACAGGTTCTACAACAATAACCAGCACAACAACCGTTTCGGAAACCGGCGAGGCGGGGGCTTCAACAATCGTGGAGGTGGTCGCGGTAGGGGTGGAGGAAACAGGGGTGGCCGATTTTTCCACGGTAAACAAAACTTCCGGGACTTCCGGGACCGACGAGACTTCAGGGACAGGCGAGGATCGTCGCGCGATAGATACAGCGACAGGAGCTACTCACCCGATCCAATGAGAAAGGTAGACGAGGCCAAAGAGAAGATAAACAAGATGCTCGAGGGCGGGAACGAGGCCGGGGATCGGGAGAGAGACTCTCAGCGGGATAGAGAGAGGGAGCGAGGCGAGCAGCAGGGTGGCGGGGGCTCTGGCTTGCCGCAGAGCAAAAGACAGGATGGCCCTCTGAGTgagggagaggagagggaCGATGATGACTACGAGAGGTGGGGGGACGGGGAGGGGGGCGAGTCAGCTAACAACAAG aacgacgacgacgacgacgaggctTTCCCACCCGGTACCACTGGCGACGCTAGCCTGGAAGGAAAGGATATCTTCATTGAGCGAATGAAGCAACGAAGCAAGAATGTTTTAATGCAGAGAGCCCTTGCAGCCAAGATCTGGTAG